Proteins co-encoded in one Lentisphaera araneosa HTCC2155 genomic window:
- a CDS encoding DUF7133 domain-containing protein, with protein MTDTNGDGKMDKSSVFVDGLLLPRMILPLDDRILICETNTLDIYAYRDTNNDGKADEKKVWYKGGPKQGNLEHQASGLIWNLDNWIYLTKGTKRFKIVDGKVITDDRGNVSTQWGLACDDDGHFATGHSGREESFQYFQTPTKYTRAEFPNELEEDFNTVWPIDNIPDAQGGRARMREDNTLNHMTAACGHGVYRGELMPEFYGNYLICEPVGRLVRMAKVDKSGGYRQLSNPYPKSEFIRSTDANFRPVNLKTGPDGALYIVDMYRGIIQEGNWTSKRSYLRGVIDEYGLAKNKKMGRIYRLVPKGYSKKFEHPKFLEMSSKELIPYLGHQNGSVRTTVRKLIVLRNEKSLHTALRSALNQSKNTQEQIEILWALDGLGAIGPGFMLKFLNNKADARLALHGLQAADSYLANADKGTLNAFNKILENETRPEILAQAYWSMMSYGPKKIAENFVKEFEKIHAQDPVLKLHIAQKAKNDEAQRKHQVFLDALKGKGPIFEKAMQAGEKHYKALCFACHGQDGAGVQMTGTDMMLAPALKGSKRVLGSHDKLARIVLHGLTGPIDGKTYPGAMEALKSHDNKYLADVLTYIRNSWGNSARMLTENDVRQVRKKYRKRKAPWTIEELEK; from the coding sequence ATGACTGACACCAATGGTGATGGCAAAATGGATAAATCATCCGTTTTTGTTGATGGACTCTTATTGCCCCGAATGATTCTTCCCCTAGATGATCGCATTCTTATCTGCGAAACAAATACGCTCGATATCTACGCTTATCGTGACACAAATAATGATGGTAAAGCCGATGAAAAGAAGGTCTGGTACAAGGGTGGTCCAAAGCAAGGGAACTTAGAGCATCAAGCCAGTGGTTTAATCTGGAATCTCGATAACTGGATTTATCTTACCAAGGGGACAAAGCGTTTTAAAATTGTGGATGGGAAAGTTATTACGGATGACCGTGGTAATGTCAGTACTCAATGGGGGCTGGCTTGCGATGATGATGGTCATTTTGCCACGGGTCACTCTGGACGAGAAGAAAGTTTTCAGTACTTTCAAACTCCGACAAAATATACGCGAGCAGAATTTCCAAATGAATTAGAAGAAGATTTTAATACAGTTTGGCCGATTGATAATATTCCCGATGCTCAGGGGGGACGCGCGCGTATGCGTGAGGATAATACGCTCAATCATATGACGGCTGCTTGTGGTCATGGTGTATACCGTGGTGAATTGATGCCTGAGTTTTATGGAAACTACCTCATTTGTGAGCCTGTGGGTCGTTTAGTGCGCATGGCAAAAGTCGACAAGAGTGGGGGTTATCGCCAATTGAGTAATCCTTATCCCAAAAGTGAATTTATACGTTCAACAGACGCCAACTTCCGACCTGTAAACCTAAAAACGGGACCCGATGGTGCACTCTATATTGTGGATATGTATCGCGGCATCATTCAAGAGGGAAACTGGACATCGAAGCGCTCTTATCTCCGTGGAGTGATAGATGAGTATGGCTTAGCTAAAAATAAAAAAATGGGGCGTATTTATCGTTTAGTCCCCAAGGGCTACAGTAAGAAATTTGAACATCCAAAATTTTTGGAGATGAGCTCAAAAGAATTGATTCCCTATCTCGGTCATCAAAATGGTAGTGTAAGAACGACCGTCCGCAAATTAATAGTTTTGAGAAATGAAAAAAGCTTACATACAGCTTTGAGAAGCGCTTTAAATCAATCCAAAAATACTCAAGAGCAAATTGAGATTTTGTGGGCGCTCGATGGGCTCGGAGCTATAGGCCCGGGCTTTATGCTAAAGTTTTTGAACAATAAAGCGGATGCTCGTTTAGCTCTCCATGGACTCCAAGCTGCAGATTCCTATTTAGCCAATGCAGATAAAGGCACCCTAAATGCTTTTAATAAGATTCTTGAGAATGAAACGCGACCAGAAATCTTAGCGCAAGCTTATTGGAGTATGATGAGTTATGGTCCCAAAAAGATTGCTGAAAATTTTGTAAAAGAATTTGAGAAGATACATGCGCAAGATCCTGTGCTAAAATTGCATATAGCGCAAAAAGCTAAAAATGATGAAGCTCAGCGCAAGCATCAAGTCTTTCTAGATGCGCTTAAAGGCAAGGGACCAATTTTTGAGAAGGCGATGCAAGCAGGTGAAAAGCATTACAAGGCTTTATGCTTTGCTTGTCATGGTCAAGATGGAGCGGGTGTGCAAATGACCGGGACTGATATGATGTTGGCACCAGCACTAAAAGGCTCTAAAAGAGTGCTTGGATCCCACGATAAACTTGCTCGAATTGTCTTGCATGGTTTAACTGGGCCAATTGATGGAAAGACTTATCCTGGAGCGATGGAGGCCTTAAAGAGTCACGATAATAAGTATCTGGCAGATGTGCTGACTTATATCCGTAACTCTTGGGGTAATTCAGCAAGAATGCTTACAGAAAATGATGTGCGACAGGTACGTAAAAAGTATCGCAAACGCAAGGCACCTTGGACAATAGAAGAGTTAGAAAAGTAA
- a CDS encoding putative glycoside hydrolase: MSIIFIIMSLHMFALSVESQGNESKASLSQKDVKADDGSGKMPAFSWDKVPLYLHIRKNEAFTSGELKLIAKYPLVTFEKTTGMKTFGGSEKGTLSAAQSVKALNPNIKILYYWNVFIYWANFYEEQDNIKSIKNAFLKNSKDGSKKIVRGRLPAYDLTKKTVRDWWVNHCKEMTEHSAIDGLFFDANIKVLYDRYAKGALGKKKKEKLVEAYKIMMNDARGAVDENKLVVANIIRALLPASGLEYMNYFDGSYIEGFFPNAPSPTYEEYVIKGMDAVIKAAQSGKIIAFSPGFKRALTSKNAKGNITLDDVDRRAKSKKEELYKMRMSLAIFLICAEKYSYFNCHAYSAEEKPLDDRWYPEYDKPLGAPKGPAVKNGYVYTREFKYASVWVDIKNQKSRITWHGEQTK; this comes from the coding sequence ATGTCGATCATTTTCATTATTATGAGCCTTCATATGTTTGCATTGAGTGTGGAGAGTCAAGGCAATGAGTCAAAAGCCTCCTTATCTCAGAAGGATGTTAAAGCAGATGATGGCTCGGGAAAAATGCCCGCGTTTAGTTGGGATAAAGTACCGCTTTATTTACATATTAGAAAAAATGAAGCATTTACTTCAGGTGAGCTTAAACTTATTGCAAAATATCCGCTTGTTACTTTTGAAAAAACGACTGGAATGAAAACTTTTGGAGGCTCAGAAAAGGGGACTTTATCTGCGGCTCAATCAGTAAAAGCTTTAAACCCAAATATCAAAATTCTTTATTACTGGAACGTTTTCATCTATTGGGCCAACTTTTATGAAGAGCAAGATAACATAAAATCAATAAAAAATGCTTTTCTTAAAAATAGTAAAGATGGAAGTAAGAAAATTGTTCGAGGACGTTTGCCTGCGTATGATCTAACCAAAAAAACAGTGCGAGATTGGTGGGTAAATCACTGTAAAGAAATGACTGAGCATTCGGCAATTGATGGTCTGTTTTTTGATGCCAATATAAAAGTTCTTTATGATCGTTATGCTAAGGGGGCTCTTGGTAAAAAAAAGAAAGAGAAGCTAGTTGAAGCTTATAAAATAATGATGAATGATGCTCGGGGGGCTGTGGACGAAAACAAGCTTGTAGTCGCTAATATCATACGTGCACTTCTGCCTGCAAGCGGTCTAGAATATATGAACTATTTTGATGGTTCCTATATTGAAGGTTTTTTTCCGAATGCGCCAAGTCCTACTTATGAGGAATACGTCATAAAAGGAATGGATGCTGTTATAAAAGCTGCACAATCTGGGAAGATTATCGCATTTTCTCCCGGATTTAAGAGAGCGCTGACTTCTAAAAATGCTAAAGGCAATATTACCCTGGATGATGTTGACCGTCGAGCAAAGAGCAAAAAAGAAGAGTTGTATAAAATGAGGATGAGTTTAGCAATTTTTCTAATTTGTGCAGAAAAATACAGCTATTTTAATTGTCATGCTTATTCAGCAGAAGAGAAGCCTTTAGATGATAGGTGGTATCCTGAATATGATAAACCTTTGGGGGCTCCAAAAGGCCCAGCAGTGAAAAACGGCTATGTATATACTCGTGAGTTTAAATATGCCTCTGTGTGGGTAGATATTAAAAATCAAAAAAGCAGAATCACCTGGCATGGAGAACAAACAAAATGA
- a CDS encoding sialate O-acetylesterase: MTIKLYQLRDMDLVTKGKRIKIFFITLCFASSIVFAEIKIATIFSDGAVLQCEKPLPIWGWGKAGEEVKVSFAGQSQKTIVDAKGNWQLKLKAVKGSYKPYSMVVQSENSRIVIRNIVVGEVWFCSGQSNMMYTLEMLSLKTKDVGYESVLKFMKDEKEQAKDEFLRQIKVPNVASALETKKDFEGQWLASTPQNNGSFSGTAYFFAKQLRQHLDRPVGIVNVTWGGKRIESFIPPSEFNQAIHKQLLTKIQKQVKSYDAQLASKKYQQAMVKYREAIKLNRKKGLPRPKRPIMSVVPSANSATPASIFNGMVNPVIPYAIRGAIWYQGESHNPNRVEAHRGLLKSLIRGWRAKWQQGNFPVYFCQLANLGESLKEPLQKKNTWVEISNQLRLGLEISNTGMAVLHDIGQVKDIHPVNKVDVGKRLSRWALHDTYQINNIVPSGPLFQSAERKGATVIVHFNYSESGLIVGKKQLLEPVKPVERKLSGFELCGEDGVWKYATAKIINPNQVLLSHKDIVKPRGVRYAWQQNPANANLYNKAGLPTAIFSTTKVSSK, translated from the coding sequence ATGACAATTAAACTGTATCAATTACGAGATATGGACTTAGTCACTAAAGGAAAAAGGATCAAAATATTCTTTATCACTCTATGTTTTGCTTCGTCGATTGTCTTCGCCGAGATCAAGATAGCGACAATTTTCTCCGATGGTGCGGTGTTACAATGTGAGAAGCCTTTACCCATTTGGGGGTGGGGCAAAGCAGGAGAGGAAGTGAAAGTGTCTTTTGCGGGTCAAAGTCAAAAAACTATTGTTGACGCTAAGGGAAACTGGCAGCTCAAACTCAAGGCCGTTAAGGGTTCTTATAAGCCTTATTCCATGGTGGTTCAAAGTGAGAACTCAAGAATCGTGATAAGAAATATAGTCGTTGGTGAAGTTTGGTTTTGCAGTGGTCAGTCTAACATGATGTACACTCTCGAAATGTTATCTCTTAAAACTAAAGATGTGGGTTATGAATCAGTACTCAAGTTTATGAAGGATGAAAAAGAACAGGCAAAAGATGAATTTTTACGTCAAATCAAAGTGCCCAATGTCGCCTCAGCACTCGAGACAAAAAAAGACTTCGAAGGTCAATGGCTTGCGTCGACACCGCAAAATAACGGAAGTTTTTCGGGAACGGCTTATTTCTTTGCTAAGCAACTGCGTCAGCATCTTGATCGCCCTGTCGGTATTGTAAATGTGACTTGGGGAGGCAAACGTATTGAATCCTTTATCCCCCCTTCTGAGTTTAATCAGGCGATTCATAAGCAATTGCTAACAAAAATCCAAAAACAAGTCAAATCCTACGATGCTCAATTAGCGTCAAAAAAATATCAGCAAGCCATGGTAAAATATCGTGAGGCTATAAAGCTCAATCGCAAAAAAGGGCTTCCGAGACCTAAGCGTCCCATCATGAGCGTTGTGCCATCCGCAAATTCGGCAACACCAGCTTCGATTTTTAATGGAATGGTCAACCCGGTCATTCCCTACGCGATTCGTGGAGCAATATGGTATCAGGGTGAGTCGCATAATCCCAATAGGGTCGAAGCACACCGTGGACTTCTTAAAAGTCTTATTCGTGGATGGAGAGCAAAGTGGCAGCAGGGAAACTTTCCCGTGTATTTTTGTCAGTTAGCTAATTTAGGAGAGTCTTTAAAAGAGCCCTTGCAGAAGAAAAATACTTGGGTGGAAATTAGTAATCAACTACGTCTCGGATTGGAAATTTCGAATACAGGTATGGCGGTCCTTCACGATATAGGGCAAGTTAAAGATATTCATCCGGTCAACAAAGTTGATGTGGGGAAAAGGCTTTCGCGTTGGGCCTTGCATGATACTTACCAAATTAACAATATTGTACCGAGTGGCCCTTTGTTTCAATCGGCAGAACGGAAAGGAGCGACTGTGATTGTTCATTTCAATTATAGTGAAAGTGGGTTAATCGTTGGAAAAAAACAGCTTCTTGAACCTGTAAAACCTGTCGAAAGAAAATTATCCGGCTTTGAGCTTTGTGGTGAAGATGGGGTATGGAAATATGCCACAGCAAAAATAATCAATCCAAATCAAGTATTACTCAGTCACAAGGACATAGTTAAGCCTAGAGGCGTAAGGTATGCTTGGCAGCAAAATCCAGCGAATGCTAATTTATATAATAAAGCAGGGCTCCCCACCGCCATCTTTTCAACAACTAAGGTTAGTTCCAAATGA
- a CDS encoding arylsulfatase, which produces MINNMIFFQFIFIISMTLCSMAKQSKSPNIIFILTDDQGYGDMAVHGHPYLETPNMDRLHSESVRFDRFYVSPSCSPTRAALMTGMHEFRNGVTHTVQPREKLYKGALTIADILKEGGYKTGFVGKWHLGNDKGYAPQYRGFDWYAKNAKGPHNHFDVEMIRNGKRFQTKGFREDAFFDEAMTFMKEAGEQPFFLYLCTYSPHTPLGAPEDLLKKYKAKGLNDNHAAYLAMIENIDDNLGRLDQFLKKENLYDDTILIFMNDNGVTVGLDVYNADMRGPKCTIWEGGTRAFSLWRWPKKWQPKTVENLTAHLDVLPTLCELAGVDVPEKVQGELEGYSLSPLLNGKDWEHNNRLLFHNVGRWPSGTAAAHKNAMCGIRKGNFLLVHSQGCEDPICEKYPSQCTTLRNVAKGFKHATYTKTNAQFHWGVSEGWQLYDVKKDPSNLNDLANAHPELVDELKQAYSKWWDKQFPVMVKRGGDEGNPDANKRGKK; this is translated from the coding sequence ATGATTAACAATATGATTTTCTTTCAGTTCATTTTTATAATTTCGATGACTTTGTGTTCTATGGCAAAGCAATCGAAATCGCCTAATATTATTTTTATTCTTACCGATGACCAAGGTTATGGTGATATGGCCGTACATGGTCACCCTTATTTAGAAACACCGAATATGGATCGGCTACATTCTGAGAGCGTACGCTTTGATCGCTTTTATGTGAGTCCTTCATGTTCGCCTACTCGTGCAGCTCTGATGACGGGAATGCATGAATTTCGCAATGGAGTGACACATACGGTTCAGCCTCGTGAAAAGCTTTACAAGGGTGCGTTGACGATAGCCGATATTCTTAAGGAAGGAGGCTACAAAACGGGCTTTGTGGGTAAATGGCACTTGGGTAACGACAAAGGTTATGCACCGCAATATCGCGGTTTTGATTGGTATGCGAAGAACGCAAAAGGGCCCCACAATCATTTTGATGTGGAGATGATTCGCAATGGCAAACGTTTTCAAACAAAGGGTTTTCGCGAGGACGCCTTTTTTGATGAAGCAATGACTTTTATGAAAGAAGCGGGCGAGCAGCCGTTCTTTCTCTATCTTTGTACCTATTCCCCTCACACCCCCTTGGGAGCTCCTGAGGATTTATTGAAGAAATACAAGGCTAAAGGACTCAACGATAATCACGCCGCTTATTTGGCCATGATTGAAAACATAGACGATAACCTTGGGCGTTTAGATCAATTTCTAAAAAAAGAAAACTTATACGACGATACCATACTAATTTTCATGAATGACAATGGTGTTACAGTGGGACTCGATGTTTATAATGCTGACATGCGTGGTCCCAAGTGCACCATTTGGGAAGGGGGCACACGAGCCTTTTCTTTGTGGCGCTGGCCAAAAAAATGGCAGCCCAAGACAGTGGAAAACTTAACGGCTCACCTCGACGTTTTACCGACGCTCTGTGAATTAGCAGGAGTCGATGTTCCTGAAAAAGTACAGGGTGAACTCGAGGGTTATAGTTTAAGCCCCTTACTCAATGGCAAGGATTGGGAGCATAATAATCGTTTGCTCTTTCATAATGTGGGACGTTGGCCCAGTGGCACAGCAGCAGCCCATAAAAACGCTATGTGCGGAATTCGCAAAGGCAACTTCCTGCTGGTTCATAGCCAAGGTTGTGAGGATCCCATTTGTGAAAAATACCCCAGCCAATGTACGACACTGCGCAATGTGGCGAAGGGTTTCAAACACGCCACTTACACAAAGACGAATGCCCAGTTTCATTGGGGAGTTTCAGAGGGTTGGCAGCTCTATGATGTCAAAAAGGATCCAAGCAATCTAAATGATCTTGCAAACGCTCACCCTGAACTCGTGGATGAACTTAAACAAGCTTATAGTAAATGGTGGGATAAGCAGTTTCCTGTTATGGTGAAACGCGGTGGTGACGAGGGTAATCCAGATGCCAATAAGCGTGGTAAAAAGTAA
- a CDS encoding nucleotidyl transferase AbiEii/AbiGii toxin family protein encodes MNLHENGELFQQAVRATAQRMGMLEIFIEKDYWVVYALLEIFSNETLAEYTVFKGGTSLSKCFDLIDRFSEDIDLVVKHQEGESDNQLKKKIRAISQLINQTMPEHEVEGLTIKRGMNRKTAHEYAQQFQGDFGQAREFIVLEATWLGYYEPYMTKNISSYIYEMMMHTEQEAMVKEYGLEPFELQVLNPTRTLCEKIMSLLRFSHSENAMNDLKNKIRHIYDLCKLLEDPDLRFFFNSEGFIELLIKVARDDYRSFRNNNTWLSHHPIESLIFNDVESVWQELKVVYHGQFKDLVYGELASDQAILQVLKDIRTRLSAVTWNIVNK; translated from the coding sequence ATGAATTTGCACGAAAATGGCGAGCTTTTTCAACAAGCTGTTCGGGCAACGGCCCAGCGCATGGGGATGCTTGAGATCTTTATAGAAAAAGATTATTGGGTGGTTTATGCCTTACTAGAAATATTTTCGAATGAGACTCTAGCTGAATATACAGTGTTTAAAGGGGGGACATCCTTATCCAAATGCTTTGATTTGATCGATCGTTTTTCTGAGGATATTGATTTGGTCGTTAAGCACCAAGAGGGAGAAAGTGATAATCAGCTTAAGAAGAAAATCCGCGCTATTAGTCAGTTGATTAATCAGACGATGCCTGAACACGAAGTCGAAGGCTTGACGATAAAGCGGGGAATGAACCGTAAAACGGCACATGAATATGCGCAGCAATTTCAAGGCGATTTTGGCCAAGCACGAGAATTTATAGTCCTGGAAGCTACCTGGCTGGGCTATTATGAACCTTATATGACAAAAAACATCAGTTCGTATATCTATGAAATGATGATGCATACGGAGCAAGAAGCTATGGTGAAGGAGTATGGGCTGGAGCCTTTTGAACTTCAGGTCTTAAATCCAACTCGAACTCTATGTGAAAAAATAATGAGTTTGCTTCGCTTTTCTCATAGTGAAAATGCCATGAATGACCTGAAAAACAAGATCAGGCACATATATGACTTATGTAAGCTTTTAGAAGATCCTGACTTAAGATTTTTTTTTAATTCAGAGGGGTTTATTGAACTCCTCATAAAAGTTGCTAGAGACGACTATCGGAGTTTTAGAAATAATAATACTTGGCTAAGTCATCACCCCATAGAATCTTTGATTTTCAATGATGTCGAAAGCGTATGGCAAGAGCTCAAAGTAGTGTATCATGGTCAGTTCAAGGACTTAGTATATGGGGAATTAGCAAGTGATCAGGCTATTTTGCAAGTACTCAAAGATATTAGGACTCGCTTAAGTGCAGTGACTTGGAATATAGTAAATAAGTAG
- a CDS encoding DUF6088 family protein produces MKNTAYIREKIESFADGYVFSYLEFMDKVDGKESVIKALNRMVQSGCLCKLSKGKFFKAEASPFGVLAPNQYEIVKDLLEKDGQRIGYLTGLSIFNKLGLTTQLSSSIQIGRNEVRSSFKRGIYSVTFLKQKNIILEENIALLQLLDCLRLIKKIPDSNTRDLCLRLKVLLGELSEEDMKKILDLALKYPPASRALLGAFLCDLGREEMTSALKKSLNPITTYKIADVTRELKSADDWRIQ; encoded by the coding sequence ATGAAAAACACTGCTTACATAAGAGAAAAGATCGAGAGCTTTGCCGATGGCTATGTATTTAGCTATCTCGAGTTCATGGATAAGGTCGATGGTAAAGAATCCGTAATCAAGGCCTTGAATCGGATGGTGCAATCAGGTTGTCTTTGCAAGTTATCTAAGGGTAAGTTTTTTAAAGCCGAAGCGAGTCCCTTTGGCGTTTTGGCTCCCAATCAGTATGAAATTGTAAAGGATTTACTCGAAAAAGATGGTCAGCGCATTGGTTATTTGACGGGCTTAAGCATTTTTAACAAGCTGGGCTTAACGACACAGCTTAGCAGCAGTATCCAAATCGGCAGGAATGAAGTGCGCTCTAGCTTTAAACGTGGCATATACTCAGTAACTTTTCTCAAGCAAAAAAACATCATCCTCGAAGAAAATATTGCCTTGTTACAATTACTGGATTGCCTGCGACTGATAAAGAAAATTCCCGACAGCAATACTCGCGATCTTTGCCTGCGACTCAAGGTACTTTTAGGTGAACTCTCAGAGGAAGACATGAAAAAAATACTTGATCTTGCGTTGAAGTACCCACCAGCAAGTCGCGCTCTATTAGGAGCCTTTTTGTGTGATCTGGGACGAGAGGAAATGACGAGTGCATTGAAAAAGAGTTTAAACCCCATAACAACTTACAAGATTGCGGATGTAACACGAGAGCTGAAGAGTGCGGATGATTGGAGAATTCAATGA